One genomic window of Luteitalea pratensis includes the following:
- a CDS encoding Gfo/Idh/MocA family protein, with translation MRVGVIGYGYWGPNVVRNLFALEACEVTALSDRNPAALQRARRTYPGLHVTTDADEVLTSPDIDAVAIVTPVWTHYELARKALENGKHVFVEKPFTSTSRQAEALIELAERKKLQIMVDHTFLFTGAVKKIGELIDAGTLGPLLYFDSSRINLGLFQHDVSVIWDLAPHDLAIMDYVIRDTPEAVVATGGTHFGKHADIAFLTIYFPNNVLAHINVNWMSPVKVRTTLIGGREKMLVWNDLEVDEKIKVYDKGVTVTGAEGVYDLLVSYRSGDVWAPKVAQTEALTTELSYFLDCVAQGCTPFNDGTAGLRVVRMLEAADQSIADRGKVVPLS, from the coding sequence ATCCGCGTCGGCGTGATCGGCTACGGCTACTGGGGACCCAACGTGGTCCGCAACCTGTTCGCGCTCGAGGCATGCGAAGTGACCGCGTTGTCCGATCGCAATCCTGCTGCGCTGCAGAGGGCTCGCCGTACCTATCCAGGGCTCCACGTCACGACCGACGCCGACGAGGTCCTCACCTCGCCCGACATCGACGCTGTCGCCATCGTCACGCCCGTGTGGACCCACTACGAGCTCGCACGCAAGGCACTCGAGAACGGCAAGCATGTCTTCGTCGAGAAGCCGTTCACCTCGACGTCGCGGCAGGCCGAGGCGCTCATCGAACTGGCTGAGCGCAAGAAACTGCAGATCATGGTGGACCACACCTTTCTCTTCACTGGCGCCGTGAAGAAGATTGGTGAGCTCATCGACGCGGGCACCCTGGGTCCGTTGCTGTACTTCGATTCATCGCGGATCAACCTGGGACTGTTCCAGCACGACGTCAGCGTGATCTGGGATCTCGCGCCGCACGACCTCGCGATCATGGACTACGTGATCCGCGACACGCCCGAGGCAGTGGTTGCTACAGGCGGCACGCATTTCGGCAAGCACGCGGACATTGCCTTTCTCACGATCTACTTCCCGAACAACGTGCTGGCGCACATCAACGTCAACTGGATGTCGCCGGTCAAGGTCCGCACCACGCTGATCGGCGGCCGCGAGAAGATGCTGGTCTGGAACGACCTCGAGGTGGACGAGAAAATCAAGGTCTACGACAAGGGCGTCACGGTGACCGGCGCGGAAGGCGTCTACGACCTGCTCGTGAGCTACCGGTCCGGGGACGTCTGGGCCCCGAAAGTAGCGCAGACCGAAGCTCTGACCACCGAACTGTCCTATTTCCTCGACTGCGTGGCCCAGGGCTGCACGCCGTTCAATGACGGCACTGCCGGTCTCCGCGTCGTTCGCATGCTCGAGGCCGCGGACCAGTCGATCGCCGACCGCGGCAAGGTCGTTCCACTCTCCTGA
- a CDS encoding acyltransferase, translated as MDPYLAIAPDVKLGRGVKLSKFINLYGCDIGDDTRIGACVEIQKGATVGKRCKISSHTFICEGVTIEDGVFIGHGVMFTNDIYPRATTATGDLQTETDWKVEKTLVKKGASIGSGATILPNLTIGEYAIVGAGSVVTRDVAPGTIVAGNPARFMRHVTTAGDGRAGSPSRPRKLGE; from the coding sequence GTGGATCCGTACCTGGCCATCGCGCCGGATGTGAAGCTCGGACGTGGCGTCAAGCTCTCGAAGTTCATCAACCTGTATGGCTGCGACATCGGCGACGACACGAGGATCGGTGCGTGCGTCGAGATCCAGAAGGGCGCAACCGTTGGCAAGCGCTGCAAGATCTCGAGTCACACGTTCATCTGCGAAGGCGTGACCATCGAAGACGGTGTCTTCATCGGTCACGGTGTGATGTTCACCAACGACATCTACCCGCGTGCGACAACGGCCACGGGTGACCTCCAGACCGAAACGGACTGGAAGGTCGAAAAGACGCTGGTCAAGAAGGGCGCCTCGATCGGTTCCGGCGCCACCATCCTGCCGAACCTCACCATTGGTGAATACGCCATCGTCGGTGCTGGCAGCGTCGTCACCCGGGACGTTGCCCCAGGCACGATCGTCGCAGGCAATCCAGCCAGGTTCATGCGTCACGTGACGACGGCTGGCGACGGTAGGGCCGGCTCTCCGAGCCGGCCAAGGAAACTTGGTGAGTGA
- a CDS encoding sugar transferase, giving the protein MNAPLTGMDIGRQSAPVTRADGRPREAYLLGQRLFKDTLVRERKRADRLNASFAVIVLDRGHDTDGDWGSVLRAAGLVKRDGDMLGWLEQGTVLGLILPEASRDLTHKVVRRLRRHLAADPEAAGTASLSTRVYVHGARWKDTGAHLPPVDLLIDAFVPVHTDRAADLAKRAVDIVGSVLLLALFAPLMLLAYLSVRMTSPGAALFRQVRIGRRGEPFTMLKFRSMRADAGNALHNEYVTWFITSSGTQPRSGGEVFKLTNDSRVTAVGNLLRKTSLDELPQFWNVLRGDMSLVGPRPPLPFEVDKYQPWHRRRVLEAKPGITGLWQVNGRSRTTFDEMVRMDLEYARTRTLWGDIRILAATPFAMFKGAA; this is encoded by the coding sequence GTGAACGCGCCGCTGACGGGTATGGACATCGGGCGGCAATCAGCGCCGGTCACGCGTGCAGACGGACGACCGCGCGAGGCGTACCTGCTGGGTCAACGCCTGTTCAAGGACACGCTCGTGCGGGAGCGCAAGCGGGCCGACAGGTTGAACGCGTCGTTCGCCGTCATCGTGCTCGATCGCGGCCACGACACCGACGGCGATTGGGGATCCGTCCTGCGTGCGGCAGGTCTGGTCAAGCGCGACGGCGACATGCTCGGCTGGCTCGAGCAGGGCACCGTGCTCGGGCTGATCCTCCCCGAGGCCTCGCGGGACCTCACGCACAAAGTGGTGCGTCGCCTGCGCCGTCACCTTGCCGCCGACCCGGAAGCGGCCGGCACCGCGTCACTCTCCACGCGCGTGTACGTCCACGGCGCTCGCTGGAAGGACACAGGCGCGCACCTGCCGCCCGTGGACCTGCTCATCGACGCGTTCGTCCCCGTGCACACGGATCGCGCGGCCGACCTGGCGAAACGGGCCGTGGACATCGTGGGCAGCGTCCTTCTGCTCGCCCTGTTCGCCCCGTTGATGCTGCTCGCCTACCTGTCGGTCAGGATGACATCGCCGGGCGCGGCGCTGTTCAGGCAGGTACGCATCGGCAGACGCGGCGAGCCGTTCACGATGCTCAAGTTCCGGAGCATGCGTGCCGATGCGGGAAACGCGCTCCACAACGAGTACGTGACCTGGTTCATCACCTCGAGCGGCACGCAACCACGCAGCGGCGGCGAGGTCTTCAAGCTGACCAACGACTCCCGGGTCACGGCGGTGGGGAACCTGTTGCGCAAGACCAGTCTCGACGAACTGCCGCAGTTCTGGAACGTGCTGCGGGGTGACATGTCGCTGGTCGGGCCGCGGCCGCCGCTGCCCTTCGAAGTCGACAAGTATCAGCCCTGGCATCGTCGCCGCGTCCTCGAGGCCAAGCCGGGCATCACCGGGCTGTGGCAGGTGAACGGCCGCAGCCGTACGACATTCGACGAGATGGTCCGCATGGACCTGGAGTACGCCAGGACGCGAACGCTGTGGGGCGACATCAGGATCCTCGCCGCCACGCCCTTCGCGATGTTCAAGGGAGCCGCATAG
- a CDS encoding CpsD/CapB family tyrosine-protein kinase, with product MSRIDDALRRARGEQPEQAATDADIDMPWQFADSPAAPPRASHPPEQRPTSAPARVPEVARVDVKPLPEQVQRSVDDVPTARLVSAADANPVLIEQFRNLAAALNRLQTERTLKSLLVTSPAPGDGKSHVAVNLALTLSESYRRKVLLVDADMRRPTLHHLFHVSGAHGLLDALRAEAEDVPAVVPVTGTLSLLPAGRPQANPVGDLSSGRMSRLIANAGSTYDWVIVDSPPAAGLADARIILETVDGAILVVRAAATRFAELQAATDALGPGRLLGVILNAVDPREIHREDYYGNYYGYGSK from the coding sequence ATGAGCCGGATTGACGACGCCCTCAGACGGGCAAGAGGGGAACAGCCCGAACAGGCGGCCACAGACGCCGACATCGACATGCCGTGGCAGTTTGCCGACAGCCCGGCCGCTCCGCCACGTGCGAGTCACCCCCCCGAACAGCGGCCCACATCGGCTCCGGCACGCGTTCCCGAGGTAGCCCGCGTCGACGTCAAGCCGCTCCCGGAGCAGGTGCAGCGCAGCGTCGATGATGTGCCGACTGCGCGGCTGGTCTCTGCCGCCGATGCGAACCCGGTGCTCATCGAGCAGTTCCGCAACCTTGCGGCGGCGCTGAATCGACTGCAAACCGAGCGCACGCTCAAGAGCCTGCTGGTTACCTCGCCGGCCCCTGGAGACGGCAAGAGCCACGTCGCCGTGAACCTCGCGCTGACGCTCAGCGAGTCGTATCGCCGCAAGGTGCTGCTGGTGGATGCCGACATGCGCCGGCCGACCCTGCACCACTTGTTTCACGTGTCGGGTGCGCATGGCCTGCTGGACGCACTGCGAGCAGAGGCAGAGGACGTGCCGGCGGTGGTACCCGTCACCGGAACACTGTCGCTGCTTCCAGCAGGACGGCCTCAGGCCAATCCGGTCGGCGATCTCTCGTCAGGGCGGATGTCGCGCCTGATCGCCAACGCCGGCTCGACGTACGACTGGGTGATCGTCGACTCCCCGCCCGCGGCGGGGCTGGCCGACGCCCGCATCATCCTGGAAACGGTGGATGGCGCAATTCTCGTCGTTCGTGCCGCGGCCACCCGGTTCGCGGAACTGCAAGCCGCTACTGATGCATTGGGTCCTGGGCGCCTGCTCGGCGTCATCCTGAATGCCGTCGATCCTCGGGAAATCCACCGCGAGGACTACTACGGCAACTACTATGGATACGGCTCGAAATAG
- a CDS encoding ExeA family protein has product MYERFFGFTERPFELTPNPRYLFLTERYREALGTLSYGLSSPRGILVMTGEAGTGKTTMLTVAMAGVQSSQLVAYLRNPTLRRAEFFEFMTAQLGLPEEVAASKTKFLQAATRLLEDRAAAGKVTALVIDEAHSLPNRLLEEVRLLANIEKPDQKLLTLILVGQPELADRLNDPSLRQLKQRIALRCELVPLTLRESAAYIAKRIGLAGGSAEVFTREAILAVYEYSGGIPRTINVLCDNALVSAFARDESLVSQQVVLEVARDFDLHPTAGLVEQSGNTSDTGAAPPPGVPVAVATNGRPRRRSFWHALQFWKRWPTYR; this is encoded by the coding sequence GTGTACGAGCGCTTCTTCGGCTTCACCGAGCGGCCGTTCGAACTGACTCCGAACCCTCGGTACCTGTTCCTTACGGAGCGGTACAGGGAGGCGCTCGGCACACTGAGCTACGGGCTGTCGTCGCCCAGGGGCATCCTGGTGATGACGGGGGAGGCGGGCACCGGCAAGACGACGATGCTGACCGTGGCAATGGCGGGCGTGCAATCGAGCCAGCTCGTCGCCTACCTCCGCAATCCGACGCTGCGTCGCGCCGAGTTCTTCGAGTTCATGACCGCGCAGCTCGGGCTGCCTGAAGAAGTCGCTGCCAGCAAGACGAAGTTCCTGCAGGCTGCGACGCGCCTGCTGGAGGACCGTGCGGCCGCGGGCAAGGTGACGGCCCTGGTGATCGACGAGGCCCACAGCCTGCCGAACAGACTCCTCGAGGAAGTGCGCCTCCTGGCCAACATCGAGAAGCCGGATCAGAAGCTGCTCACGCTCATCCTGGTCGGTCAACCGGAACTCGCGGACCGCTTGAACGACCCGTCATTGCGGCAACTGAAGCAACGCATCGCCCTGCGATGTGAGCTGGTGCCCCTCACCCTGCGCGAGTCGGCTGCCTACATCGCCAAGCGCATCGGCCTGGCTGGCGGCAGCGCCGAGGTGTTCACCCGAGAGGCCATTCTGGCCGTCTACGAGTATTCGGGCGGGATTCCGAGAACGATCAACGTGCTCTGCGACAACGCGCTCGTTTCGGCGTTTGCCCGCGACGAGTCGCTCGTCTCGCAGCAGGTCGTCCTGGAAGTCGCCCGGGACTTCGACCTCCACCCAACGGCGGGTCTGGTCGAGCAGTCTGGTAACACATCGGATACTGGCGCGGCTCCCCCGCCCGGAGTGCCCGTGGCGGTGGCGACCAACGGGAGGCCACGCCGCCGCTCCTTCTGGCACGCACTCCAGTTCTGGAAGCGATGGCCGACTTACAGGTAG
- a CDS encoding GNVR domain-containing protein codes for MIPGRQLSPDAILKALLRWRWLVIVPLLVGVLGGLITSRQLPSVYRSQTLIQIVPQRVPEAYVSATVTERIEDRLRAISQQVLSRTQLERLIVDLNLFPEDRRKYPMEDVVQRMQGRVTITPVIEVSRRGDAGAESFRVSFDYEDATTAQKVVERLASFFIDTNARERGTQAEQTSAFLEAQMGDARTRLEAQEQKLKTFRERNAGRLPTQMQTNMQAIQSAQLNLQATVESLARDRDRKLILQRLLAEASQEEEPSTTTDPASGLPKNASPEQRLDAARRALSQMELRLSPKHPDVIRTRRLIEDLERQVDAEALQRPLSPDAVAPRVANSEDTRRRDKLREQGAEIESLDRQIAFKTEAERRLRAEIAGYQARLESVPGVESEWVALTRDYDTLQTSYRELLSKSENSRLAASLEQRQIGEQFRILDPPNLPQRPSSPNRPRINLMGAAAGLGVGCALVGLAFLRDSTMRTEAELVGSVDLPVLALLPYVTTEQDVRRRMRRRWIEAASAAALLVGTVGLVWFLRLWKFVL; via the coding sequence ATGATTCCAGGTCGTCAACTCTCTCCCGATGCCATTCTGAAGGCCCTCCTGCGCTGGCGCTGGCTCGTGATCGTTCCGCTCCTCGTCGGAGTCCTGGGCGGATTGATCACCTCACGCCAACTGCCGAGCGTCTACCGCTCGCAGACACTGATCCAGATCGTGCCGCAGCGGGTTCCGGAGGCCTACGTCAGCGCCACGGTCACCGAGCGCATCGAGGATCGTCTGCGTGCGATCAGCCAGCAGGTCCTCAGCCGCACGCAGCTCGAGCGGCTGATCGTGGACTTGAACCTGTTCCCGGAAGATCGACGCAAGTACCCGATGGAAGACGTGGTCCAGCGCATGCAGGGGCGCGTCACGATCACGCCTGTCATCGAGGTGTCGCGGCGTGGTGACGCTGGAGCAGAATCGTTCCGCGTGTCTTTCGACTACGAGGACGCAACCACGGCCCAGAAAGTGGTGGAGCGTCTCGCCAGCTTCTTCATCGACACGAACGCCCGGGAGCGAGGCACCCAGGCCGAGCAGACCAGTGCCTTCCTCGAGGCGCAGATGGGCGACGCCCGGACCCGGCTCGAGGCGCAGGAGCAGAAGCTCAAGACATTCCGCGAACGCAATGCCGGCCGCCTGCCGACGCAGATGCAGACCAACATGCAGGCGATCCAGAGCGCCCAGCTCAACCTGCAGGCCACCGTCGAGTCGCTGGCACGCGACAGGGATCGCAAGCTCATTCTGCAGCGGCTGCTTGCGGAGGCCTCACAGGAGGAAGAGCCCAGCACGACGACCGATCCGGCGTCGGGTCTCCCGAAGAACGCCAGTCCAGAGCAACGGCTGGACGCAGCACGGCGGGCGCTGTCCCAGATGGAGCTTCGACTCAGTCCGAAGCATCCTGACGTGATCCGCACCAGGCGCTTGATCGAGGACCTCGAGCGCCAGGTCGATGCCGAAGCGCTCCAGCGGCCGCTCTCCCCTGACGCTGTTGCGCCACGGGTGGCTAATTCCGAGGACACGCGACGCCGTGACAAGCTTCGTGAGCAGGGGGCCGAGATCGAAAGCCTCGATCGGCAGATCGCGTTCAAGACGGAAGCCGAGCGGCGCCTGCGCGCCGAGATCGCCGGTTATCAAGCGCGACTCGAGTCGGTACCTGGCGTCGAATCCGAATGGGTGGCTCTCACGCGTGACTACGACACGCTGCAGACGAGTTACCGCGAACTGCTGTCCAAGAGCGAGAACTCCAGGCTCGCCGCCAGCCTGGAACAGCGGCAGATCGGCGAGCAATTCCGGATCCTCGATCCGCCCAACCTGCCGCAGCGGCCGTCCAGTCCCAACCGCCCAAGAATCAACTTGATGGGTGCCGCCGCGGGATTGGGCGTGGGCTGCGCGCTCGTGGGGCTTGCCTTCCTGCGGGACTCGACCATGCGCACTGAGGCGGAACTGGTGGGCTCGGTCGACCTCCCCGTCCTGGCGCTGTTGCCGTATGTGACCACCGAGCAGGACGTGCGTCGCCGCATGCGTCGCCGGTGGATCGAAGCCGCGTCAGCAGCAGCGCTGCTCGTGGGCACTGTGGGCCTGGTATGGTTCCTGCGACTCTGGAAGTTCGTGCTGTGA
- a CDS encoding polysaccharide biosynthesis/export family protein, whose product MVLALTLGSEHAATAQSRPAPPGSGTPTEPSVTTEPGFTIGPEDVLAIHVWREADVSVEVTVRTDGMITMPLIRDVKAAGLTPNDLADHIQTALREFVTDASVTVILKQMNSRKVFITGEVAKPGVYPLRSTVTVMQFIALAGGLTEFADANEITVLRVADGKTTTLKVPYKDIAKGKRVEMNVVLEPGDTVVVPEK is encoded by the coding sequence ATGGTCCTGGCCCTGACCCTCGGAAGCGAACACGCCGCGACGGCGCAGTCGCGTCCCGCGCCCCCTGGCTCCGGCACCCCGACCGAGCCGTCCGTGACCACCGAACCGGGCTTCACGATCGGGCCGGAGGATGTGCTCGCCATTCATGTCTGGCGGGAGGCGGACGTCTCGGTCGAAGTCACGGTGCGCACCGACGGGATGATCACCATGCCCTTGATCCGCGACGTCAAGGCCGCCGGGCTTACGCCCAACGATCTGGCGGACCATATCCAGACCGCCCTGCGTGAGTTCGTCACCGACGCATCGGTCACCGTCATCCTCAAGCAGATGAACAGCCGCAAGGTGTTCATCACCGGAGAGGTAGCCAAACCGGGCGTGTATCCGCTGCGATCGACCGTCACGGTCATGCAGTTCATCGCGCTGGCCGGCGGCCTTACCGAGTTCGCGGACGCAAACGAGATCACCGTTCTCCGTGTCGCCGACGGCAAGACGACGACCTTGAAGGTGCCCTACAAGGACATCGCCAAGGGCAAGCGGGTGGAGATGAACGTCGTGCTCGAGCCCGGCGACACAGTGGTGGTTCCCGAAAAATAA
- the nusG gene encoding transcription termination/antitermination protein NusG → MNSELPDSPLEWFALRVKPRTERVVTESLAGKCYETFLPLHTERRRWSDRVKTMQMPLFAGYVFCRFDVQHRLPILTTPGVLHVVSTGQIPQPIDDEEIESLRLLVESGLPVEPWPFHYVGQRIRIIGGPLAGTSGILQSVKSKNRLIVSISLLQRSVAVEVPESSAWPASA, encoded by the coding sequence ATGAATTCCGAATTGCCTGATTCCCCGCTCGAGTGGTTTGCATTGCGCGTCAAGCCGCGGACCGAGCGTGTCGTCACCGAGTCTCTCGCGGGTAAATGCTACGAAACTTTTCTGCCATTGCATACCGAGCGACGCCGCTGGTCCGATCGGGTCAAGACGATGCAGATGCCGCTGTTTGCCGGATACGTCTTCTGCCGGTTCGACGTCCAGCACCGGCTGCCCATCCTGACCACACCGGGCGTCCTCCACGTCGTCAGCACCGGGCAGATTCCGCAGCCGATAGACGATGAGGAGATCGAGTCGTTGCGCCTACTGGTGGAGTCAGGGCTTCCGGTGGAGCCGTGGCCGTTCCATTACGTCGGGCAGCGGATTCGCATCATCGGCGGCCCACTGGCCGGCACGAGTGGCATCCTGCAGTCGGTGAAGAGCAAGAATCGCCTGATCGTCTCGATCTCGTTGCTGCAGCGTTCCGTCGCCGTCGAGGTGCCGGAGTCGTCCGCCTGGCCGGCGTCAGCATAG
- a CDS encoding serine hydrolase, whose translation MASSVDGSVAYLVVDVTSGQRFARRADEPFPTASAIKIGILYELFVQVDAGREVLDDPKPLPEASRAGGSGIINRLRSPVLSLRDHALLMILLSDNTSTNVLIDTLGMDAINAHMQALGTSGYRLRRRMMDSAAAARGDENVASASDLVTVMDAIRTGRGLRPESQAEAIRILREYGPTSVRAGIPADVPVATKPGGLDGVRSEVSWVDVKGRPYLLCVMTSFLADDQAGEKAITEISRTSYQYFSRLSRAGVEGRLLAR comes from the coding sequence GTGGCTTCGTCCGTCGACGGCAGCGTCGCCTATCTCGTTGTCGACGTGACCTCCGGCCAGCGCTTCGCCAGGCGTGCCGACGAGCCATTTCCGACCGCGTCGGCGATCAAGATCGGGATCCTCTACGAGCTCTTCGTGCAGGTCGACGCTGGTCGCGAGGTGCTCGACGATCCAAAGCCCCTGCCGGAGGCCAGCCGCGCCGGCGGCTCGGGGATCATCAATCGTCTCCGTTCGCCCGTGCTCTCGCTGCGCGACCACGCCCTGTTGATGATCCTGCTGAGCGACAACACGTCGACCAATGTCCTGATCGACACACTGGGAATGGATGCCATCAACGCGCACATGCAGGCACTGGGGACCTCCGGTTATCGCCTGCGCCGCCGGATGATGGACAGCGCGGCTGCCGCCCGCGGCGACGAGAACGTCGCGAGCGCTTCAGACCTCGTGACCGTGATGGACGCCATCCGGACCGGCCGCGGCCTTCGTCCGGAGAGCCAGGCGGAGGCGATCCGCATCCTGCGCGAGTACGGCCCCACGTCGGTGCGTGCCGGTATCCCCGCCGACGTGCCGGTGGCCACCAAGCCCGGTGGCCTGGACGGTGTGCGCAGCGAAGTCTCCTGGGTGGACGTAAAGGGCCGTCCTTACCTGCTTTGCGTGATGACCAGTTTCCTCGCCGATGATCAGGCCGGCGAGAAGGCCATCACCGAGATTTCGCGAACGTCTTACCAGTACTTCTCCCGCCTGTCGCGCGCCGGCGTGGAAGGGCGGCTCCTCGCTCGGTAG
- a CDS encoding GAF domain-containing protein yields the protein MTQTPSSSHPAPPARSISDHDTLRTLFDLGRRVMSVLSLEELLQTIPRLIERLIQFDAFAIYMLDPTGTGLHVDYSVGYPSGVAEAIRLPVGEGLVGLAVQDRRAVLVNDLDDDPNYKGYVPGMRATIVVPLVYRTRTIGALNILSAHRHAFTEKDLAIVRQFGVHAATALENARLYTQAAKDARVFETLLEISREISSILDIDLLFERLAAATLKVIDYKAFAILLLNPQNQRLDVKHLATPYGINEKVTSIAVGEGITGYAALHREVVVSGDVRQDPRYIELFDTVTSEMAVPLLYQGDCIGVLDLSTDQRDAFDPGKVEFATLLASQFAVAIQNARLYQELATNQSRIERELRIAQRVQTALLPQEVPSRIRGLDIAAHFDAARELGGDFHDYLDPLANQLVVVLGDVSGKGVPAALYSAFASELVRSRTFRKRYVSTAVTPSTVLQAMNTILHDRQLLEMYLTLCYALFDVKRRTVTLSNSGVPYPLKMTAAGDIEWIDVTGVPLGSFPGIEYDECIVPYAKGDVFVFYSDGVSEAMNSSGDEFGRDNIAAVVQSRRGAGAREIVDAIFEAVAAFRGDALQNDDITALAVRAL from the coding sequence GTGACCCAGACCCCTTCGTCCAGTCATCCAGCGCCGCCGGCGCGGTCGATCAGCGATCACGACACGCTGCGAACGCTGTTCGACCTCGGGCGCCGGGTCATGTCGGTGCTGTCGCTGGAGGAGCTCCTGCAGACGATTCCCCGTCTCATCGAGCGCCTGATCCAGTTCGATGCGTTCGCCATCTACATGCTCGACCCGACCGGCACGGGACTGCATGTGGACTACTCGGTCGGCTATCCGAGCGGCGTCGCCGAAGCGATCCGGCTGCCGGTGGGAGAGGGCCTCGTCGGTCTGGCGGTGCAGGATCGCCGCGCCGTGCTGGTCAACGATCTCGACGACGACCCCAACTACAAGGGGTACGTCCCGGGCATGCGCGCGACCATCGTCGTGCCGCTCGTCTACCGCACGCGGACCATCGGCGCGCTCAACATCCTCAGCGCCCATCGCCACGCGTTCACCGAGAAGGACCTGGCGATCGTCCGCCAGTTCGGCGTCCACGCCGCCACCGCGCTCGAGAACGCGCGGCTGTACACGCAGGCGGCCAAGGATGCCCGGGTCTTCGAGACGCTGCTCGAAATCAGCCGCGAGATCTCGTCCATCCTCGACATCGACCTGTTGTTCGAGCGGCTTGCCGCCGCCACGCTGAAGGTCATCGACTACAAGGCGTTCGCCATCCTGCTGCTCAATCCGCAGAACCAGCGGCTCGATGTCAAGCACCTGGCGACGCCCTATGGCATCAACGAGAAGGTCACCTCGATTGCCGTCGGCGAGGGCATCACCGGCTACGCGGCGCTGCACCGCGAGGTCGTCGTCAGCGGCGACGTCCGCCAGGATCCGCGCTACATCGAGCTGTTCGACACCGTGACCTCGGAGATGGCAGTGCCGCTGCTCTACCAGGGCGATTGCATCGGCGTCCTCGACCTCAGCACCGACCAACGCGACGCGTTCGATCCCGGCAAGGTGGAGTTCGCGACGCTGCTCGCCAGCCAGTTCGCGGTCGCCATCCAGAACGCCCGGCTCTACCAGGAACTGGCGACCAACCAGTCGCGTATCGAGCGCGAACTGCGCATCGCGCAGCGCGTGCAGACGGCGCTGCTGCCGCAGGAGGTGCCGTCGAGAATCCGCGGCCTCGACATCGCCGCGCATTTCGACGCCGCGCGCGAGCTCGGCGGCGACTTTCACGACTACCTCGATCCGCTCGCCAACCAGCTCGTAGTCGTGCTCGGCGACGTGTCCGGCAAGGGCGTACCAGCGGCGCTCTACAGCGCCTTCGCTTCGGAACTGGTGCGGTCCCGCACGTTCCGCAAGCGGTACGTCAGCACCGCGGTCACGCCGTCGACGGTCCTCCAGGCGATGAACACCATCCTCCACGATCGCCAGCTCCTGGAGATGTATCTCACGCTCTGCTACGCCCTGTTCGACGTCAAGCGACGAACGGTGACGCTCTCGAACTCCGGCGTGCCCTACCCGCTGAAGATGACCGCGGCTGGCGACATCGAGTGGATCGACGTCACCGGCGTGCCGCTGGGGTCGTTTCCCGGCATCGAGTACGACGAGTGCATCGTGCCTTACGCGAAAGGCGACGTGTTCGTGTTCTACTCCGATGGCGTCTCCGAGGCGATGAATTCCAGCGGCGACGAGTTCGGCCGTGACAACATCGCCGCGGTCGTCCAATCGCGCCGCGGTGCCGGTGCCCGCGAGATCGTCGACGCGATCTTCGAGGCCGTCGCGGCCTTCCGGGGTGATGCGTTGCAGAACGACGACATCACCGCCCTCGCCGTGCGAGCGCTGTGA
- the fabZ gene encoding 3-hydroxyacyl-ACP dehydratase FabZ, with amino-acid sequence MELTVPFDYQAIERILPHRYPFLLVDRITEFEVDTRVVGVKNVTGDESYLSRVHGQAPVLPPTILTEAVAQVGAILILAKPENREKLIYFMGIERVRYRRPVHPGDTVIIEARVQRLRSRMGVLKGVARVGDHVVAEGTMTFALGPRNEARTE; translated from the coding sequence ATGGAACTGACCGTCCCCTTCGACTACCAGGCCATCGAGCGGATCCTGCCGCATCGATACCCGTTCCTCCTCGTGGACCGCATCACGGAATTCGAGGTGGACACGCGCGTGGTTGGTGTGAAGAACGTCACGGGCGACGAGAGCTACCTCTCCCGCGTGCACGGACAGGCGCCCGTGTTGCCGCCGACGATCCTGACCGAAGCCGTTGCGCAGGTGGGTGCGATTCTCATCCTGGCCAAGCCCGAGAACCGCGAAAAGCTCATCTATTTCATGGGGATCGAGCGCGTCCGTTACCGGCGCCCGGTGCATCCCGGCGACACGGTGATCATCGAGGCCCGCGTGCAGCGCCTGCGCAGCCGGATGGGCGTGCTGAAGGGCGTGGCCCGCGTCGGCGACCACGTCGTCGCCGAGGGCACGATGACCTTCGCGCTCGGCCCGCGCAACGAGGCGCGGACCGAGTGA